From Desulfurobacterium pacificum, a single genomic window includes:
- a CDS encoding alginate export family protein, with protein MRKALKVATLMGLAAALIVPAAPSAKAADMDMGSTKVTIGGQLRERLEWYASEAGSGTGDRLAGTYRARIKIKAQLSDGVTAVFVPQSVGIWGTANNGEDGKYGVGLDNDMSVGMHEAYMLLANPFGINNVIVKIGRQEVNLGNQRLVGSVGWSQAGRSLDGILVGYVAGDYGLAGFFYGKLNDNGKQDAWFRPAAEDLDGTDIDLYVATWQGKFKPFGIGGTYELTDIYVNKRGVTFTTGDASDALDFRNVNTLYGRITPVFNTDFAKVKVNLEGAIQGGDAGVDITGKDRDFSGYFFSVGAGADFANVNWTPGVFVGYDYYSGDSDDQGDIDSFWSVLPTAHKWLGHADIVWLGNVYKFNGAIASRSPGVKDLYLKLSAKPLAKVALGLDLHYFKTAEDYAVDSTTNTYGVKPAGFTGKTSDDIGWEADFSVKYKYSKNLCLSLGWDHFDPDSDFAAAYINPDHSTKSDAEDHIWAQADLKF; from the coding sequence ATGAGAAAAGCACTGAAAGTAGCGACCTTAATGGGTCTTGCAGCTGCTCTCATAGTTCCAGCTGCACCAAGCGCTAAAGCTGCTGACATGGACATGGGCAGCACAAAGGTAACAATCGGCGGACAGTTGAGAGAAAGACTTGAGTGGTACGCAAGCGAAGCTGGAAGTGGAACAGGCGATAGGCTCGCAGGAACCTATAGGGCAAGGATTAAGATTAAAGCTCAACTTTCTGATGGTGTGACTGCTGTATTTGTCCCGCAGTCTGTCGGTATTTGGGGAACAGCAAATAACGGAGAAGATGGTAAATACGGTGTGGGGCTTGACAACGACATGAGCGTAGGAATGCATGAAGCTTACATGCTTCTTGCAAATCCATTTGGAATTAACAATGTAATCGTAAAAATTGGTCGTCAGGAAGTTAACCTTGGTAACCAAAGACTTGTAGGTTCTGTTGGCTGGTCTCAGGCTGGAAGAAGCCTTGATGGTATTTTAGTTGGTTACGTAGCTGGTGACTACGGACTTGCTGGATTCTTCTATGGAAAACTAAATGATAATGGAAAGCAAGATGCATGGTTTAGGCCAGCTGCAGAAGATTTAGATGGAACTGATATTGACCTTTACGTAGCTACATGGCAAGGTAAATTTAAACCATTTGGAATTGGTGGAACTTACGAGTTGACGGATATTTACGTTAACAAGAGAGGAGTTACATTTACTACTGGAGATGCTTCCGACGCTTTGGACTTTAGAAACGTTAATACACTTTATGGTCGTATAACACCAGTATTCAACACTGATTTTGCTAAAGTCAAAGTTAATCTTGAAGGCGCCATTCAAGGTGGAGATGCTGGTGTAGATATTACAGGAAAAGATCGTGATTTCAGCGGTTACTTCTTCAGTGTAGGTGCTGGAGCTGACTTCGCAAATGTTAACTGGACACCAGGCGTATTCGTCGGATATGATTACTACTCTGGTGACAGCGATGACCAAGGCGATATTGATTCCTTCTGGTCCGTCCTCCCAACAGCTCACAAGTGGCTTGGTCATGCAGACATTGTGTGGCTCGGAAATGTTTATAAGTTCAACGGAGCTATAGCATCTCGTTCTCCAGGTGTAAAAGACCTTTATCTTAAACTATCTGCTAAACCTCTTGCTAAAGTAGCTCTTGGACTTGACCTTCACTACTTCAAAACTGCAGAAGATTATGCAGTTGACTCAACTACTAATACCTACGGTGTAAAACCTGCAGGATTCACTGGCAAAACATCCGATGATATTGGTTGGGAAGCCGACTTTAGCGTTAAATATAAATACAGCAAGAACCTCTGCCTCTCCCTCGGATGGGATCACTTTGACCCAGACAGCGACTTTGCAGCTGCTTACATTAACCCTGACCATTCCACGAAGTCTGACGCCGAAGACCACATCTGGGCTCAAGCTGACCTCAAGTTCTAA
- a CDS encoding GTP-binding protein, producing MAKQKFERTKPHKNVGTIGHVDHGKTTLTAAITHCLALKG from the coding sequence ATGGCGAAGCAGAAATTTGAGAGGACGAAGCCCCACAAGAACGTGGGAACCATAGGGCACGTAGACCACGGCAAGACCACACTAACAGCAGCCATCACCCACTGCTTAGCACTCAAAGGAAT